A genome region from Candidatus Woesearchaeota archaeon includes the following:
- a CDS encoding methyltransferase domain-containing protein, with protein MKQEKFWKIRSEKYNELKWVNDSSYKSAIISSTDFCEKDLVLDVGTGTGVMAHTLAPLVNEIIGLDISQDMLQHSNWKDNKYFIKRDIRDPIFCDCVFDKIVARMVFHHITENTQEAMDECYRILKYGGKMILAEGIPPKPEIKEDYATIFQLKEKRLVFLKQDLVNLMKKSGFQTIKTVEYIMKGFSINNWLRNSGLPEEKSNKIYELHVNASDEFKEAYNMKITEKDCLIDVKNLIIVGEK; from the coding sequence ATGAAACAGGAAAAATTCTGGAAAATTAGGTCTGAAAAATATAATGAACTCAAGTGGGTAAATGATAGCTCCTATAAATCGGCAATAATTTCTTCTACCGACTTCTGCGAAAAAGACCTTGTGCTTGATGTAGGCACAGGTACTGGAGTAATGGCACATACGCTGGCACCGCTTGTAAATGAAATAATTGGACTGGACATATCACAGGATATGCTGCAACATAGTAATTGGAAAGACAATAAATATTTTATCAAGCGGGATATAAGGGACCCCATTTTTTGCGACTGTGTTTTTGATAAAATTGTTGCAAGGATGGTTTTTCATCATATTACTGAAAACACACAGGAAGCAATGGATGAATGCTATAGAATATTAAAGTATGGAGGCAAAATGATTCTTGCAGAAGGGATTCCTCCAAAACCTGAAATAAAAGAAGATTATGCCACGATATTTCAACTAAAAGAAAAAAGGCTAGTATTCCTAAAACAAGATCTTGTCAATTTAATGAAAAAATCAGGTTTTCAGACTATTAAAACAGTTGAGTATATAATGAAAGGATTCAGTATTAACAATTGGTTACGAAACAGCGGATTACCAGAGGAAAAAAGCAACAAAATATATGAGTTACACGTAAATGCCTCTGATGAATTTAAGGAAGCTTATAACATGAAGATTACGGAAAAAGATTGTTTAATTGATGTAAAAAATTTGATAATCGTTGGAGAAAAGTAG